A stretch of the bacterium genome encodes the following:
- a CDS encoding glycosyltransferase family 4 protein: MMNLKRRLKVLIIQGYANQKGGPRTVLTHLLNHLDTTRFEPLLLFLSPGELVDKYRNKGIEVRVIYSGRLRNILKVFITILKITVLIRLKQIDVVFSNCERTHIYGGIAAYLTMRPSIFYWHSFVTLDLMNRLIFCIPTSVILANSKYTKIALETCLSKKLSKKVKLLYYGIEIPSLINSTNELRKAINLPLKVPIVTMVGLFMEWKGQKYFIKAIPKILNAFPTTKFLLVGDARAESDSDKVYANKVRKLVTDFKLTDSVIFMSYREDVLDIMAASDIIVHASIGPEPFGLVIIEAISVGKPVIASRIGAPKEIIEDGVDGILVPPKDSEAIANACIKLLKDPMLCKNMGKYGREKVEKYFGVNGMIKEVEEVWLSLSRHSRNL, encoded by the coding sequence ATGATGAATCTGAAGAGACGGCTGAAAGTGTTAATTATTCAAGGGTATGCAAACCAGAAAGGAGGTCCCCGGACTGTTCTAACTCATCTGCTTAATCATTTAGATACTACAAGATTTGAGCCTCTCCTCCTATTTCTATCACCGGGTGAGCTTGTGGATAAATATAGAAATAAAGGGATTGAAGTAAGAGTCATCTACTCAGGTAGATTAAGAAACATTTTGAAAGTGTTTATAACTATACTTAAAATAACTGTTTTAATCAGGCTTAAGCAAATTGATGTAGTGTTTAGCAACTGTGAGCGAACACATATCTACGGTGGAATTGCTGCCTATCTTACTATGAGGCCATCTATTTTCTACTGGCATTCTTTTGTGACACTGGATCTAATGAATAGATTAATTTTTTGTATCCCTACAAGTGTGATACTTGCAAATAGCAAGTATACGAAAATTGCACTTGAAACTTGTTTGAGTAAAAAGTTATCAAAAAAAGTAAAACTACTCTATTACGGTATAGAAATCCCGAGCTTGATTAATTCTACAAATGAATTGAGAAAAGCTATTAACCTACCATTAAAAGTGCCTATTGTAACAATGGTTGGTTTGTTTATGGAATGGAAAGGTCAAAAATACTTTATCAAAGCTATACCTAAAATACTGAATGCATTTCCTACTACTAAATTTCTACTTGTAGGTGATGCCAGGGCTGAATCTGATTCTGATAAAGTATATGCTAATAAGGTAAGAAAGTTAGTAACTGATTTCAAATTAACTGATAGTGTAATATTTATGAGTTACAGGGAAGATGTACTTGATATTATGGCAGCATCAGATATAATAGTGCATGCCTCCATTGGACCCGAGCCATTTGGGCTTGTAATTATAGAAGCTATATCTGTAGGTAAGCCTGTGATTGCAAGTAGAATAGGAGCGCCAAAAGAGATTATAGAAGATGGAGTGGATGGAATTTTGGTTCCACCAAAAGATTCTGAAGCAATAGCGAATGCTTGCATTAAGCTTTTAAAAGACCCTATGCTTTGCAAAAACATGGGCAAATATGGAAGAGAAAAAGTAGAAAAATATTTTGGAGTAAATGGAATGATAAAAGAGGTTGAGGAAGTATGGCTGAGTTTATCAAGACACAGTAGAAATTTATAA
- a CDS encoding glycosyltransferase family 4 protein, translating to MKIAIVTHNVIKNDGQGRSIYELVKYLSNKGHDIHLYINRIDRNLLDKSNIIVHHIPTFFDKPTLLRCLVFYVIATLKLLYKKYDIIHLNGGVCYTPYHVNTCHFCHTAWRKIRLEKCVYHRFYTLFNSWLEKLSYKYNRRAKIIAVSNKIKSELINLVNIEPQKINVIYYGVDLEEFNPDGREDTRRKLLKLFNLDETDFILLFVGDLGRRKGLDWLLAAIPKLEPNVKLLIAGRRKKFYTKMVKEYNIEHKVIFLGFKQDINKIYKVADTFVFPSLYDPFPNVVLEAMACSLPVIVSRFAGSSEIITDRKDGMILENPTNLSEIINKVNFLSHNEAVCVSIGSEASKTVSKYSWNKMAEAIEEVYYKIKE from the coding sequence ATGAAGATAGCTATAGTGACGCATAATGTAATAAAAAATGACGGTCAGGGTAGGTCAATTTATGAGCTTGTAAAATACCTATCCAATAAAGGGCATGATATTCATCTTTATATTAATAGAATAGATAGAAACTTATTAGACAAGAGTAATATAATAGTTCATCACATCCCTACATTCTTTGATAAACCCACTTTATTAAGGTGTCTCGTATTTTATGTCATAGCAACACTAAAGCTTCTTTATAAAAAGTATGATATCATTCACTTAAATGGTGGTGTCTGCTATACCCCTTATCATGTAAATACTTGCCACTTCTGTCACACTGCATGGAGAAAAATTAGACTTGAGAAATGCGTCTATCACCGCTTTTACACTCTATTTAACAGTTGGCTTGAAAAGTTGAGCTACAAATATAATAGAAGGGCAAAAATCATAGCAGTCTCAAACAAAATAAAAAGTGAGCTTATCAATCTGGTAAACATTGAACCTCAAAAGATTAATGTAATATATTATGGTGTTGATTTAGAAGAGTTCAATCCTGATGGACGTGAAGATACCAGAAGAAAGCTTCTAAAGCTGTTTAACTTGGACGAAACTGATTTCATTTTACTATTTGTAGGAGATTTAGGTAGAAGAAAAGGATTAGATTGGCTACTTGCAGCTATTCCAAAATTAGAACCTAATGTTAAGCTTTTAATAGCTGGTCGTAGAAAGAAATTTTATACAAAAATGGTAAAAGAATACAATATTGAGCATAAGGTAATATTTCTTGGTTTCAAGCAAGATATTAATAAAATTTATAAAGTAGCGGATACTTTTGTATTCCCCAGTCTTTACGACCCATTTCCAAATGTAGTTCTTGAGGCAATGGCTTGCAGTTTACCAGTGATAGTATCAAGATTTGCCGGCTCATCCGAGATTATAACTGATAGAAAAGATGGTATGATCTTGGAAAATCCAACAAATCTATCTGAAATAATTAACAAAGTAAATTTTTTGTCTCATAACGAAGCTGTGTGTGTTAGTATAGGTAGTGAGGCGAGTAAAACTGTAAGTAAATACTCATGGAATAAGATGGCAGAAGCAATAGAGGAGGTTTATTATAAGATTAAAGAATAG
- a CDS encoding class I SAM-dependent methyltransferase, protein MSKRQELEEEFFDNLSIKLEEKKYSQDYNLDDAFTYCALSALCDVSIEKILDLGCGDGKFSCLFSKMGSKVVSIDISLGILSLALIRAKKNNLDNISFLKMSAEALGFKDNRFDAVFGGYLLHHTCVEFAISEAYRILKDGGKAVFIENFAINKLLAFFRKYVAGKFGIPRYGTLTEHPLTYEDIKIMKKSFKIVEIRTLL, encoded by the coding sequence ATGAGTAAGAGGCAAGAATTAGAAGAGGAATTTTTTGATAATCTTTCAATAAAGTTAGAAGAAAAAAAATATAGTCAAGACTATAATCTTGATGATGCATTTACTTATTGTGCTCTCAGTGCTTTATGTGATGTAAGTATTGAAAAGATTCTCGATTTAGGGTGTGGTGATGGCAAGTTTTCTTGTCTTTTTTCAAAAATGGGTAGTAAAGTAGTTAGTATTGACATTTCTCTTGGGATACTTAGTTTAGCCTTAATAAGAGCGAAAAAGAACAATCTTGATAATATCAGTTTTTTAAAAATGTCTGCTGAAGCTCTTGGTTTTAAAGATAACAGATTTGATGCTGTATTCGGTGGCTATCTTCTTCATCATACTTGTGTTGAATTTGCAATAAGTGAGGCCTATCGTATTTTAAAAGATGGCGGCAAAGCTGTTTTTATTGAGAATTTTGCAATTAATAAACTACTTGCCTTCTTCCGTAAATATGTAGCAGGTAAATTTGGTATCCCAAGATATGGGACTCTAACTGAGCATCCTCTTACATACGAAGATATAAAAATAATGAAAAAATCATTTAAAATAGTAGAAATAAGAACTCTATTATAA